The DNA window CTATGAGAGGAAAATGGACGCAGTTCCTGGGGGCTTGGGTTTTCGTGCTGTGCCTGTTCATCGCCTGCGGCGGCGGCTCCGACCCGGTGTCCGCCTCGGGCGGCGATGACAGCGGTGGGGCGGGCTCGGGCAGCGGCAGCTCGAAGACCGTGCCGGACGCGGAATCGGACAACGGAGTCAGCCATGACGACGCTGCGGACTACACCTGGGACGGCGAAAAAGCGGTGCAGATCGTTCTCAACGGCGGCTCGGCCAGCGTGAGCGCGGCCGGGGCAACGGCCCAGGGCGGCACGGTGACTGTAAACTCCGCCGGAACGTATGTGCTGAGCGGCACGCTGAGCGACGGCCAGGTGGTGGTCAACACCGAGGAAACCGGGATGGTCCGGCTGATCTTGGACGGGGTGGATATCACCAGCTCCTCCAGCGCCCCGATCTATATCAAGAAAGCCGATAAGGCCATGCTCGTGCTGGCCGACAACACTACGAACAAGCTGAAGGACGGCAGCTCCTATGTCTACGACGACGCGGCGGAGGAGGAGCCCAACGCCGCGGTGTTCAGCAAGAGCGACCTGACTGTCTACGGCAACGGCGCGCTCACCGTGGAGGCGCGGTTCGACGACGGGATCACGAGCAAGGACGGGCTCGTGATCGCGAGCGGCACCCTCACGGTCAGCGCCAAGGACGACGGTATCCGGGGCAAGGACTATCTGATAGTCAAGGACGGCCGTATCACGGTGAGCGCCTCCGGTGA is part of the bacterium genome and encodes:
- a CDS encoding carbohydrate-binding domain-containing protein, which translates into the protein MRGKWTQFLGAWVFVLCLFIACGGGSDPVSASGGDDSGGAGSGSGSSKTVPDAESDNGVSHDDAADYTWDGEKAVQIVLNGGSASVSAAGATAQGGTVTVNSAGTYVLSGTLSDGQVVVNTEETGMVRLILDGVDITSSSSAPIYIKKADKAMLVLADNTTNKLKDGSSYVYDDAAEEEPNAAVFSKSDLTVYGNGALTVEARFDDGITSKDGLVIASGTLTVSAKDDGIRGKDYLIVKDGRITVSASGDGLKSDNEKDASLGYVLIENGTLTVTAGGDALSAQTDALIRNGELTLTADEIRYNDQAHQATAHGHLVLTRGAVRLIADEGTYALDTGKVRLTNTRAGYYPLYLQGRELEGNIQEFTLKDATVTYGEPTSFSPQLRANALDFTEGKSFRA